CGGCTGACCGTGCAGGGCACGATCCCCCTTCAGGGAGTCTTCATGCCTGCGCGCGCAGCAGCGCCTCGACGGTGACGGCCACGCCGTCCTCGTCGTTGCCGAGCGTCACCTCGTCCGCCGCGTCCAGCGCTTCCCGTTCGGCGTTCGCCATGGCCACGCCCCGCCCGGCCCAGGCGAGCATCTGGGCGTCATTCGGCGCGTCCCCGAAGGCCAGCACCTCCGTGCGCGCCACGCCGAGCCGCTCGCACAGCCGCGCCACGCCCCACGCCTTGTGCACGCCCGCCGCGAGCACCTCCACGAACGGCGCGCCGCTGTGCGTGACCGTGAACCCGTCCAGGCCCAGCGCGTGAATCTCGCCCAGCAGGTCCGGCGGGGCGAGCCGGGGGCTGCGCGCGATGAACTTCAGGCTCGGCTCAGCCAGCACGGCGTCCAGCGGGTGCGCGCCCATCTCGTGCGGGTGCCGGTGGTGGTCCGTGAACGCCGCGAGCGCCGCGTACCCGTACTGCGCCACGAACACCTCCCCGCCCTGCCGGACGCTCGCGAACCTCACCTCCGGTCGCCGCTCCAGCAGCGCGCGCGCCAGCCGCGACTGGGCCGCCACGTTCACGTGCGCCTCGAACAGCGTCTCGCCGGTCGTGAGGTGCAGGCCGTGCGCGCCGTTCCCGCACAGCGCCCACTCCGCGAAGCCCGCCGCGTCCGCGATCCCCTCGCGCAGGCTGCGCGGCTGCCTCGCCGTGACCGGCACCACGTGCAGGCCCGCCCGGCGCGCGGCGTCCAGCGCGGCCCGCGTGCGCGCGCTGACGGTACGGTCGCTCCGCAGCAGCGTCCCGTCGAGGTCCGTCGCGATCAGGCGGATCATGCGCCCCCCAGCAGCGCCTCGATGGTGACGGCCACGCCGTCCTCGTCGTGCGCGGCCGTCACCGCCGACGCGGCCGCCCGCAGTTCCGGCACGGCGTTCCCCACCGCGACCCGCGCGCCCGCGAATGCGAACATCGGCAGGTCGTTGTGCGCGTCCCCGAACGCCATCACCCTGCTCCCCGGCACGCCCAGCTGCGCGCACAGGCGCGACAGCGCGTACCCCTTGTCCACCCCGGCGGCCGCCACCTCGCTGAACGTCGCGCCGGACGACGACGCCTGCACCTCCTCGCCGCACAGCGCGTTGATGCGCCGGTTCAGGTCGTGCGTGCCCTCGCCCGCACTCCGCACGATCAGCTTCAGCAGCGGCCGCTCCTGCACGGCCGACAGGATGTCCGTCACGCTGTCCTCCGCGTCCCGCAGGGCCCGCTCGCGGATCACCTCGTCCCCGTACTCCAGCGCGAACGTCACGCCCGGCACGCCCGCCCGCAGCGTCCCGATCACGCGGCGCAGCACGTCCGGAGGGATGCCCGCCGCGTCTTCCGCCCGCCCGTCCGGCAGGCGGTGTGTGGCCGCCCCGTTCGAGCAGATCACGTGCCCGTCCAGCCGCAGGTCACGCGCCAGCGGCAGCACCATCCGCACCGGGCGGCCCGTCACGAGCACCACCACCACGCCCGCCGCCTGCGCCGCACGCAGCGCCGCCGCGTTCCGGGCGCTCACCTCGCCGCGCGCGTCCAGCAGCGTCCCGTCGAGGTCCGTCGCGATCAGGAGGGGCAGGGCACTCACCGCGCCTCCAGCATCACGACCGCCGATGCGTGTTCGCGCGTGTGCGTGAGCGACAGGTGCGCCGTCCAGCCGTTCGCGGCCATCTCGGCCGCGATGCCCGCCGAGAAGCCCAGCAGCGGCGCCGCGTACGGGAACGGCCCGTCCGGCGTGCGCGGCCGCTCCACCCACACGTCCCGCCACCCGTGCGGGCGCGGCCAGACCTTCTGGAAGGCCTCCTTCGCCGCGAACCGCGCCGCGTAGCTCGGGATGGGGTCCGCGAGCCGCGCGCAGTACTCCAGTTCCGCCGGAGCGAACAGGCGGTAGAACCGCTCACCCTCCCGCTCCAGCAGGCCCCGGATGCGCGCCGTCTCGATCAGGTCATGGCCGACAGCAACGATCATGCCCCCGAGTGTAGAGCGCCGCCGCCCCTCACGGGAGAACGGAACGGCCCGCCGCGCCCAGCTCCGGCGCGGCCTGCGTGCCGCCCAGAATCCCGAAATTCACGACGCGGCCCGACCCGTCCAGCCCGAACGCCACCGTCCACTCCACGCGCGGGCCACGCTCGAACGTCGCCGTCCGCAGGTAATACGTGACGCCGTCCTGCTCCTGCACGTCCTCCGACAGCAGCCGCGTCTCCCGGCCGTACGTCTTCACGCCCGACGCCCGGTACGCCCGGAACGCCGTGATGTCCCCGCCGAAGTTCGCGCGGGCCATCGGCAGGAACGCCGCCCACACCGGGTCGAGCTGCTGCGCGTAGAACCACGTCACCAGCTGCCGTCCACGCTTCAGTGCCGCGTCCCGGTCGAGCTTCACGCCCGGCTGCGCGGACGGTGAGGCCGGTGCGGACCGCGCGGGCGGCAGCGCGGGCACGCCCGCCGCCGCGAGCGCCGCACCGCCCGGCAGACCCGCCCACACCAGCCCCACGCCCAGCAGTCCCGTACCCAGCCACCTCAGGCAACCCGTTCCACGCATGACCCACCTCCATCCCGAGAGCGGCCGCACCCACCCAGTCCGGGCACGGGAACACTTCCCGCCGCCCGCCGCAGCGGCCTGTACACAGGTGTATCCATGTTCGCGCGAACTGGATGTGCAGGGTGTGGGG
This genomic window from Deinococcus aquiradiocola contains:
- a CDS encoding HAD family hydrolase, translating into MIRLIATDLDGTLLRSDRTVSARTRAALDAARRAGLHVVPVTARQPRSLREGIADAAGFAEWALCGNGAHGLHLTTGETLFEAHVNVAAQSRLARALLERRPEVRFASVRQGGEVFVAQYGYAALAAFTDHHRHPHEMGAHPLDAVLAEPSLKFIARSPRLAPPDLLGEIHALGLDGFTVTHSGAPFVEVLAAGVHKAWGVARLCERLGVARTEVLAFGDAPNDAQMLAWAGRGVAMANAEREALDAADEVTLGNDEDGVAVTVEALLRAQA
- a CDS encoding Cof-type HAD-IIB family hydrolase — encoded protein: MSALPLLIATDLDGTLLDARGEVSARNAAALRAAQAAGVVVVLVTGRPVRMVLPLARDLRLDGHVICSNGAATHRLPDGRAEDAAGIPPDVLRRVIGTLRAGVPGVTFALEYGDEVIRERALRDAEDSVTDILSAVQERPLLKLIVRSAGEGTHDLNRRINALCGEEVQASSSGATFSEVAAAGVDKGYALSRLCAQLGVPGSRVMAFGDAHNDLPMFAFAGARVAVGNAVPELRAAASAVTAAHDEDGVAVTIEALLGGA
- a CDS encoding 4'-phosphopantetheinyl transferase superfamily protein, with the translated sequence MIVAVGHDLIETARIRGLLEREGERFYRLFAPAELEYCARLADPIPSYAARFAAKEAFQKVWPRPHGWRDVWVERPRTPDGPFPYAAPLLGFSAGIAAEMAANGWTAHLSLTHTREHASAVVMLEAR